Proteins from a single region of Streptomyces spectabilis:
- a CDS encoding LLM class flavin-dependent oxidoreductase, with translation MEFGLFVQGYVGRRAQTDPLAEHRALMEETEYVIAADKAGFKYAWASEHHFLEEYSHLSANDVFLGYLAHATERIHLGSGIFNPLAQVNHPVKVAEKVAMLDHLSEGRFEFGSGRGAGSHEILGFLPGITDMNHTKEIWEETIAEFPKMWLQEEYEGFRGKHWSLPPRKVFPKPYGASHPAMWYAAGSPSSYAMAAKKGLGVLGFSVQKVSDMEWVLEQYKTAIRDADPVGGFVNDNVMVTSTAICAPTHEEAVRTAVDSELNYLQSLVFRYHDTFPRPEGIPRWPEVLPAYTEEIVELLIAEELMICGDPDEVLRQCERWERAGADQLSFGLPAGMPREDTLRTIRLIGEHVIPKIDTDPVHRTSRFRAA, from the coding sequence TTGGAATTCGGGCTCTTTGTACAGGGATACGTCGGCCGGCGGGCCCAGACCGACCCGCTGGCCGAGCACCGGGCGCTGATGGAGGAGACCGAGTACGTCATCGCGGCGGACAAGGCGGGCTTCAAGTACGCGTGGGCCTCCGAGCACCACTTCCTGGAGGAGTACTCGCACCTCTCGGCCAACGACGTCTTCCTCGGCTATCTGGCGCACGCCACCGAGCGCATCCACCTGGGCTCGGGCATCTTCAACCCCCTCGCCCAGGTCAACCACCCGGTGAAGGTCGCCGAGAAGGTGGCCATGCTCGACCACCTCAGCGAGGGCCGGTTCGAGTTCGGCAGCGGGCGCGGCGCCGGATCGCACGAGATCCTCGGCTTCCTGCCGGGCATCACGGACATGAACCACACCAAGGAGATCTGGGAAGAGACCATCGCCGAGTTCCCCAAGATGTGGCTCCAGGAGGAGTACGAGGGGTTCCGGGGCAAGCACTGGTCGCTGCCGCCGCGCAAGGTGTTCCCCAAGCCGTACGGGGCGTCCCACCCCGCCATGTGGTACGCGGCCGGGTCCCCGTCGTCGTACGCCATGGCGGCGAAGAAGGGCCTCGGCGTGCTCGGCTTCAGCGTGCAGAAGGTCTCCGACATGGAGTGGGTCCTGGAGCAGTACAAGACGGCGATCCGGGACGCCGACCCCGTCGGGGGCTTCGTCAACGACAACGTGATGGTGACGTCCACGGCGATCTGCGCGCCCACGCACGAGGAGGCCGTGCGCACCGCCGTCGACAGCGAGCTGAACTACCTCCAGTCCCTGGTCTTCCGCTACCACGACACGTTCCCCCGGCCCGAGGGCATCCCGCGCTGGCCCGAGGTCCTGCCCGCCTACACCGAGGAGATCGTCGAACTGCTCATCGCCGAGGAGCTGATGATCTGCGGGGACCCGGACGAGGTCCTTCGGCAGTGCGAGCGGTGGGAGCGGGCCGGGGCCGACCAGCTGTCCTTCGGGCTTCCGGCGGGGATGCCCCGCGAGGACACGCTGCGGACGATCCGGCTGATCGGCGAGCACGTGATTCCCAAGATCGATACGGATCCCGTGCACCGCACGAGCCGGTTCCGTGCGGCCTAG
- a CDS encoding SDR family NAD(P)-dependent oxidoreductase, whose amino-acid sequence MGKLDGRVVIVTGGARGQGEQEARLFVAEGARVVIGDVLDEQGEALAKELGDAARYVHLDVGSEGGWRAAVEATEHAFGKVDGLVNNAGILRFNELVNTPLEEFQRVVQVNQTGVFLGIKSVAPHIGDAGGGTIVNTASYAGLTGMAYIGAYSATKHAIVGLTRVAAIELASRGIRVNAICPGAIDTAMSNPAQLDPEADAEKASRGLDALYRRHVPLGRVGQAHEVARLALFLTAEEDSAYITGQPFVIDGGWLAGVNVF is encoded by the coding sequence ATGGGCAAGCTCGACGGACGCGTCGTCATCGTCACCGGTGGGGCGCGCGGCCAGGGGGAGCAGGAGGCGCGGCTCTTCGTCGCGGAGGGGGCCCGGGTCGTCATCGGGGACGTCCTGGACGAGCAGGGGGAGGCGCTGGCCAAGGAGCTGGGGGACGCGGCCCGGTACGTCCACCTGGACGTGGGGAGCGAGGGCGGCTGGCGGGCCGCCGTGGAGGCGACGGAGCACGCCTTCGGCAAGGTCGACGGGCTGGTCAACAACGCGGGCATCCTGCGCTTCAACGAGCTGGTCAACACGCCCCTGGAGGAGTTCCAGCGCGTCGTCCAGGTCAACCAGACCGGGGTGTTCCTCGGCATCAAGTCGGTGGCCCCGCACATCGGGGACGCGGGCGGCGGCACGATCGTGAACACCGCCTCGTACGCGGGGCTCACGGGCATGGCGTACATCGGGGCGTACAGCGCGACCAAGCACGCGATCGTCGGCCTGACGCGCGTCGCCGCGATCGAGCTGGCGTCCCGGGGCATCCGTGTGAACGCGATCTGCCCCGGCGCCATCGACACCGCCATGAGCAACCCCGCCCAGCTCGACCCGGAGGCGGACGCGGAGAAGGCGTCCCGGGGCCTGGACGCGCTGTACCGCAGGCACGTGCCGCTCGGCCGGGTCGGGCAGGCGCACGAGGTGGCGCGGCTCGCGCTGTTCCTCACCGCCGAGGAGGACTCGGCGTACATCACCGGGCAGCCGTTCGTGATCGACGGCGGCTGGCTGGCCGGGGTCAACGTCTTCTGA
- a CDS encoding Uma2 family endonuclease — protein MTVLDRLWRDVEAQTNIEGFVVEIIDGKVIMTPQSPAQSNTILNVVMQAHTILQGAPIVFDVGIDFPGETSTAPDITILDEDAEPRGKRYICQDVIAAIEVVSTESDDNDYVTKVAKYSRFGIETYLILDPFKKLCTLYEGSGATGYRKKTEYPYGAAVDLKLSDGRKFTLDTSGFPVED, from the coding sequence ATGACAGTTCTCGACCGCCTCTGGCGGGACGTGGAAGCGCAGACCAACATCGAGGGCTTTGTCGTCGAGATCATCGACGGAAAGGTGATCATGACCCCGCAGAGCCCGGCACAGTCGAACACGATCCTCAACGTGGTCATGCAGGCCCACACCATCCTGCAGGGCGCCCCCATCGTCTTCGATGTAGGCATCGACTTCCCCGGCGAGACGTCGACAGCTCCCGACATCACCATCCTTGATGAGGACGCCGAGCCCCGCGGCAAGCGCTACATCTGCCAGGACGTGATCGCCGCCATCGAGGTCGTCTCCACGGAGTCCGACGACAACGATTACGTCACCAAGGTCGCGAAGTACAGCCGCTTCGGCATCGAGACGTACCTCATCCTCGACCCGTTCAAGAAGCTGTGCACGCTGTACGAAGGCTCCGGCGCCACCGGTTACCGCAAGAAGACCGAGTACCCGTACGGGGCTGCCGTCGACCTGAAGCTCTCCGACGGCCGCAAGTTCACGCTGGACACCAGCGGGTTCCCCGTGGAGGACTGA
- a CDS encoding N-acyl-D-amino-acid deacylase family protein encodes MLDHLITGATVVDGTGAAARVADVGIKDGRVAVVAPGVTQESRTSEDAHGLVLAPGFVDPHTHYDAQLFWDPYATPSLNHGVTTVAGGNCGFTLAPLNPARPEDADYTRRMMSKVEGMSLVALEEGAPWSWRSFGEYLDALEGRIAVNAGFMVGHCALRRYVMGADAVGGQPSDEQLQRMVALLHEAMDAGAWGLSTTQSSTHSDGDGAPVASRHARPAELLALARAVGEHEGTQLEAIVAGCLDRFDDAEVDLLVELSAAAGRPLNWNVLTIDAAVPDRVPRQLEPSERARKAGGRIVALTMPILTPMNMSLGTFCALNLIPGWGDVLGLPIPERIARLRDPDVRAELLRRATGEEAGVFRRLAHFDRYVIGDTYSDANAGLAGRVVGDIAAERGQEPFACLVDICANDRLRTVLWPMPTDNDPASWALRARTWEHEDVLLGGSDAGAHLDRMCGAPYTTRFLGDCLRGRRLVGLERAVRMLTDDPATLFGLRERGRVTEGYHADLVLFDPETIAAGAATLVHDLPGDSPRLDSKALGVRAVWVNGVEAIRDDVVTGAVPGRVLRSGRDTRTVATK; translated from the coding sequence ATGCTTGACCACCTCATCACGGGGGCCACCGTCGTCGACGGAACCGGCGCCGCGGCCCGCGTGGCCGACGTGGGCATCAAGGACGGCCGGGTCGCCGTCGTCGCCCCGGGGGTCACCCAGGAGAGCCGTACCAGCGAGGACGCCCACGGCCTCGTGCTCGCGCCCGGGTTCGTGGATCCGCATACGCACTACGACGCGCAGCTCTTCTGGGATCCGTACGCCACGCCGTCGCTGAACCACGGCGTGACGACCGTCGCGGGCGGCAACTGCGGGTTCACGCTCGCGCCGCTCAATCCGGCGCGGCCCGAGGACGCCGACTACACGCGCCGGATGATGTCCAAGGTCGAGGGCATGTCGCTGGTGGCGCTCGAAGAGGGCGCGCCCTGGTCGTGGCGGTCCTTCGGGGAGTATCTGGACGCACTGGAGGGGCGGATCGCCGTCAACGCCGGGTTCATGGTCGGCCACTGCGCGCTGCGGCGGTACGTGATGGGAGCCGACGCCGTGGGCGGGCAGCCGTCGGACGAGCAGCTTCAGCGGATGGTCGCGCTGCTGCACGAGGCCATGGATGCGGGAGCCTGGGGCCTGTCCACGACCCAGTCGTCGACGCACTCGGACGGCGACGGCGCGCCGGTGGCGTCCCGGCACGCGCGCCCCGCCGAGCTGCTCGCCCTCGCGCGGGCGGTCGGCGAGCACGAGGGCACCCAGCTGGAGGCGATCGTCGCGGGGTGCCTCGACCGGTTCGACGACGCCGAGGTCGATCTGCTCGTGGAGCTGAGCGCGGCCGCGGGGCGGCCGCTGAACTGGAACGTGCTCACCATCGACGCGGCCGTGCCCGACCGCGTGCCGCGCCAGCTCGAACCCAGCGAGCGCGCCAGGAAGGCGGGCGGCCGGATCGTCGCCCTGACCATGCCGATCCTCACGCCGATGAACATGTCCCTGGGCACGTTCTGCGCCCTGAACCTCATCCCCGGGTGGGGGGACGTCCTGGGGCTTCCGATACCCGAGCGCATCGCGCGCCTGCGGGATCCGGACGTACGCGCGGAGCTGCTGCGGCGCGCCACCGGCGAGGAGGCGGGCGTCTTCCGGCGGCTCGCGCACTTCGACCGGTACGTCATCGGGGACACGTACTCCGACGCCAACGCCGGGCTCGCGGGCCGGGTGGTCGGCGACATCGCCGCCGAGCGCGGCCAGGAGCCCTTCGCCTGCCTCGTCGACATCTGCGCCAACGACCGGCTTCGGACCGTCCTGTGGCCCATGCCGACCGACAACGACCCCGCGTCGTGGGCGCTGCGCGCCCGGACCTGGGAGCACGAGGACGTCCTGCTCGGCGGCTCCGACGCCGGGGCGCACCTGGACCGCATGTGCGGGGCGCCGTACACGACGCGGTTCCTCGGCGACTGTCTGCGCGGCCGCAGGCTCGTCGGCCTGGAGCGGGCGGTGCGGATGCTCACGGACGACCCGGCGACCCTCTTCGGCCTGCGCGAGCGCGGCCGGGTCACGGAGGGCTACCACGCGGACCTCGTCCTCTTCGACCCGGAGACCATCGCCGCGGGCGCCGCGACGCTCGTGCACGACCTGCCGGGGGACAGCCCGCGCCTGGACTCCAAGGCGCTCGGGGTGCGGGCCGTGTGGGTCAACGGCGTCGAGGCGATCCGCGACGACGTGGTGACGGGCGCGGTGCCCGGCCGGGTCCTCAGGTCGGGCCGGGACACGCGGACGGTGGCCACCAAGTGA
- a CDS encoding amidohydrolase family protein → METVENTAESTRDAAVTKPPFPRIISVDDHTVEPPHVWRDRLPRKYRDRGPRIVRAPLREMSFLGGKFAPVMGAKGEEGPIGDWWVYEDLHRPLTRLDTAVGYSRDEIRLEVITYEQMRPGSHSVPERLADMDVNHVQSGLCFPTFPRFCGQTFTEAKDRDLGLHCVRAYNDWMVEEWCGPAAEGRLIPLTLIPLWDAELAAAEVRRNAARGVRAVAFSEIPPHLGLPSIHTDYWDPFLAACDETGTVVAMHIGSSSKMPSTSADAPPAVGSTITFANCCFSMVDWLMSGKFERFPRLRVMYAEGQIGWIPYIMERADVVWEENRAWGGVADKVRRPPSELFAEHVHGCFFDDAFGLRNLDAIGVGNVLYETDYPHSDSTWPKSREVGEAQMGQLAPEDVERIVRGNAIDLLGLTPDGLWPGPGA, encoded by the coding sequence ATGGAGACCGTGGAGAACACTGCGGAGAGCACCCGGGACGCCGCCGTCACCAAGCCCCCGTTCCCCCGGATCATCTCGGTGGACGACCACACGGTGGAGCCCCCGCACGTCTGGCGGGACCGGCTGCCGCGGAAGTACCGCGACCGGGGTCCGCGCATCGTCCGCGCCCCCTTGAGGGAAATGTCGTTCCTGGGCGGTAAGTTCGCCCCGGTGATGGGCGCGAAAGGGGAGGAAGGCCCCATCGGGGACTGGTGGGTGTACGAGGATCTGCACCGGCCCCTGACCCGCCTCGACACGGCCGTCGGCTACTCCCGTGACGAGATCCGGCTGGAAGTCATCACCTACGAGCAGATGCGCCCCGGCTCCCACAGCGTCCCGGAGCGGCTCGCCGACATGGACGTCAACCACGTCCAGTCCGGTCTGTGCTTCCCCACCTTCCCGCGCTTCTGCGGCCAGACGTTCACCGAGGCGAAGGATCGTGACCTGGGTCTTCACTGTGTGCGCGCGTATAACGACTGGATGGTGGAGGAGTGGTGCGGGCCCGCGGCCGAAGGACGGCTGATACCGCTCACCCTGATCCCGCTGTGGGACGCGGAGCTGGCGGCCGCCGAGGTGCGGCGCAACGCCGCCCGCGGCGTGCGGGCCGTGGCATTCTCGGAGATACCCCCGCACCTGGGGCTTCCGTCGATCCACACCGACTACTGGGACCCCTTCCTCGCCGCCTGCGACGAGACCGGCACGGTCGTGGCCATGCACATCGGGTCCTCCAGCAAGATGCCCTCCACGTCGGCCGACGCGCCGCCCGCCGTCGGCTCCACCATCACGTTCGCGAACTGTTGCTTCTCGATGGTCGACTGGCTGATGAGCGGGAAGTTCGAGCGCTTCCCGCGCCTCCGCGTCATGTACGCCGAGGGGCAGATCGGCTGGATTCCCTACATCATGGAGCGTGCGGACGTGGTGTGGGAGGAGAACCGCGCCTGGGGCGGCGTCGCCGACAAGGTCCGCAGGCCGCCGTCCGAGCTGTTCGCCGAGCACGTCCACGGCTGCTTCTTCGACGACGCCTTCGGCCTGCGGAACCTCGACGCGATCGGCGTCGGGAACGTCCTGTACGAGACCGACTACCCGCACTCGGACTCCACCTGGCCGAAGTCGCGCGAGGTCGGGGAGGCGCAGATGGGGCAGCTGGCCCCGGAGGACGTGGAGCGCATCGTGCGCGGCAACGCCATCGACCTCCTCGGCCTCACCCCCGACGGGCTGTGGCCGGGCCCCGGGGCCTGA
- a CDS encoding TIGR03619 family F420-dependent LLM class oxidoreductase, which translates to MQLPVQARSVVFAEAWEAGAGAADLVAVARAADRAGFAYVACCDHVAIPRRLADAMGTTWYDPVATLAHLAAVTERVRLLSHVAVVGLRHPLLTAKQYATLDHLSGGRLILGVGAGHVPEEFAALGVDFARRGPLLDETVDALRAALGPEEYPEHHGPAYDFADLGQRPRPAGQRVPIWVGGSSPAAVRRAATRGDGWLPQGDPRDRLPARIAELTRLREGAGVEEPITVGAITEPLYVGEPSWHVGRRTLTGEPAALADSLRAYAAMGVHQIQVRFRSRSRSELTDQMAAFGAQVAPLLG; encoded by the coding sequence ATGCAACTGCCGGTGCAGGCCCGCAGCGTGGTGTTCGCCGAGGCGTGGGAGGCGGGCGCGGGCGCGGCCGACCTGGTGGCGGTGGCGCGGGCGGCGGACCGGGCGGGGTTCGCGTACGTGGCGTGCTGCGACCACGTGGCGATCCCGCGGCGGCTCGCCGACGCGATGGGCACGACCTGGTACGACCCCGTGGCCACGCTCGCCCACCTCGCGGCGGTCACCGAGCGCGTCCGGCTCCTCAGCCACGTCGCGGTGGTCGGCCTGCGGCACCCGCTGCTCACCGCCAAGCAGTACGCGACCCTGGACCACCTCAGCGGCGGCCGGCTGATCCTCGGCGTCGGCGCGGGCCACGTGCCGGAGGAGTTCGCCGCGCTCGGCGTGGACTTCGCCCGGCGCGGGCCGCTGCTCGACGAGACGGTGGACGCGCTCAGGGCCGCTCTCGGCCCGGAGGAGTACCCCGAGCACCACGGCCCCGCCTACGACTTCGCGGACCTCGGGCAGCGGCCGCGCCCCGCCGGACAGCGGGTGCCGATCTGGGTCGGCGGCTCCTCCCCGGCCGCCGTGCGCCGCGCCGCCACGCGCGGCGACGGCTGGCTGCCCCAGGGCGATCCGCGCGACCGGCTGCCCGCGCGGATCGCCGAGCTGACGCGGCTGCGCGAAGGGGCGGGCGTCGAGGAGCCGATCACGGTCGGCGCCATCACCGAGCCCCTGTACGTGGGCGAGCCGTCCTGGCATGTCGGGCGGCGCACCCTCACCGGCGAGCCGGCCGCCCTCGCCGACTCGCTGCGCGCGTACGCGGCGATGGGCGTGCACCAGATCCAGGTGCGGTTCCGCAGCCGGAGCCGCAGTGAACTCACCGACCAGATGGCGGCGTTCGGCGCACAGGTCGCGCCGCTGCTCGGCTGA